In Nostocoides sp. HKS02, the DNA window GATTCTAGGAACGGCGGACGAACGGGTTGGTGAGGGTCCCGATCCCCTCGATCTCGACCTCGACGGAGGAGCCCGACTCGACCAGCCCGACGCCCGCCGGGGTGCCGGTGAGGATCACGTCACCCGGCAGCAGGGTGAACGCCTGGGAGATGTGCGACACCAGCGTCTCGACGTCGTGGATCATGTCCGCGGTCGACCCGTCCTGGACGAGCTCGCCGTCGTGCCGGGTGCGGATGGCGAGGTTGGAGACGTCCAGGTCGGTGACGATCCACGGGCCGAGCGGGCAGGAGGTGTCGAAGCCCTTGGCCCGCGCCCACTGGCCGTCGCGGCGCTGGAGGTCGCGCGCGGTGACGTCGTTGGCGCAGGTGTAGCCGTAGACGACCTCCTTGACCCGCTCGCGCGGGACGTCCTTGGCGATGCGGCCGATCAC includes these proteins:
- a CDS encoding fumarylacetoacetate hydrolase family protein, producing the protein MRIARYTTGEDPAYGIVEGEPGKEFIAQIQGDPLYQPIVLTGERVMLEDVRLLAPVIPRSKVIGVGKNYADHAREMGGEPPTEPLLFLVPNTAVIGPGDPVVMPSITSEVSYEGELAVVIGRIAKDVPRERVKEVVYGYTCANDVTARDLQRRDGQWARAKGFDTSCPLGPWIVTDLDVSNLAIRTRHDGELVQDGSTADMIHDVETLVSHISQAFTLLPGDVILTGTPAGVGLVESGSSVEVEIEGIGTLTNPFVRRS